From one Meiothermus sp. CFH 77666 genomic stretch:
- a CDS encoding ABC transporter ATP-binding protein, protein MGLLAASGLIPVGVLSATRALVDGLVHGLGSGSLSPALLAPLAGLALLFALDFLLVPWVTYLQGVVNERLTARVHLLLMEKAAGLPDLTPFEDAGFYDELQVLRDQAPYQPLNLLVFFGNAFRGGIAVAGVLLLLLTLAPIFPLLLLLATLPQALLTFRLQKGVWEAVLFSAPEARRMRYYAEVLLNPEAAKEVRLFGLLPFFRGRYLEAFGRLHQELRRARGRQALGASGLVFVSALATAAALYLGLRQALLGSGGLGNLVLLLQSVGSLQQNLYGLVQDGGMLYESLLYFERLEGFLARPSAFVPSSAGRPVQRFEEIRFENVGFSYPDGRRALEGISFKLRRGERLALVGENGAGKTTLVKLLLRFYDPSEGRILVDGVDLRELDLEAWRRLVATVFQDFGRYALTLRENIALADLERQSDLERLEDAARAGGASELLRRLGPEALLSKAFGGTDLSLGEWQRIALARAFFRQAEVLVLDEPTASLDPKEEAHLYQRFAELAQGKTVLLITHRLASVQMADRILVLREGRLVEEGSHQALLHRNGLYAELWRLQAEGYRAN, encoded by the coding sequence GTGGGCCTCCTGGCCGCAAGCGGCCTGATACCGGTGGGGGTGCTGAGCGCCACGCGGGCTTTGGTGGATGGTCTGGTCCATGGGTTGGGCAGCGGCTCCCTCAGCCCGGCGCTGCTGGCGCCACTGGCGGGGCTGGCCCTGCTGTTTGCCCTCGACTTTTTGCTGGTGCCCTGGGTGACCTACCTGCAGGGGGTGGTGAACGAGCGGCTTACGGCTCGAGTGCACCTCTTGCTGATGGAGAAGGCGGCGGGCCTGCCCGATCTGACCCCCTTTGAAGACGCCGGTTTTTACGACGAACTTCAGGTGCTGCGCGACCAAGCGCCCTACCAGCCGCTCAACCTGCTGGTTTTCTTCGGCAACGCCTTTCGCGGGGGCATTGCCGTAGCCGGGGTGCTGCTCTTGCTCCTCACCTTGGCCCCCATTTTCCCCTTGTTGTTGCTCCTGGCCACCCTGCCGCAGGCGCTGCTAACCTTCAGGTTGCAAAAGGGGGTGTGGGAGGCGGTGCTCTTTAGCGCGCCTGAGGCCCGGAGGATGCGCTACTACGCCGAGGTTTTGCTCAACCCCGAGGCCGCCAAGGAGGTGCGCCTCTTTGGTCTGCTTCCGTTTTTCCGTGGGCGTTACCTCGAGGCTTTTGGGCGGCTACACCAAGAGCTCCGCCGCGCGCGTGGGCGGCAGGCCCTGGGGGCCAGCGGCTTGGTTTTTGTCAGCGCGCTGGCCACGGCGGCGGCGCTGTACCTGGGTCTGCGCCAGGCCCTTTTGGGTTCGGGGGGGCTAGGCAACCTGGTGCTTCTCTTGCAGTCGGTGGGCAGCCTGCAACAAAACCTCTACGGCCTGGTGCAGGATGGCGGCATGCTGTACGAGAGCCTTCTGTACTTCGAACGGCTCGAGGGTTTTCTGGCCCGGCCCTCTGCGTTCGTCCCCTCGAGCGCAGGCCGCCCGGTGCAGCGCTTTGAGGAAATCCGCTTTGAAAACGTAGGGTTTAGCTACCCAGATGGCCGGCGGGCCCTGGAGGGGATCTCCTTTAAGCTGCGCCGAGGCGAACGGCTGGCGCTGGTGGGGGAGAACGGGGCTGGTAAAACCACGCTGGTTAAGCTCTTGCTCCGCTTCTACGACCCCAGCGAGGGCCGCATCCTGGTGGATGGGGTAGACCTGCGGGAGCTAGACCTGGAGGCCTGGCGGCGCCTGGTGGCCACGGTGTTTCAGGACTTTGGTCGCTACGCGCTTACGCTGCGGGAAAACATTGCCCTGGCCGATTTGGAGCGCCAATCTGACCTTGAGCGTCTGGAAGATGCCGCCAGGGCCGGGGGGGCTTCGGAACTGCTCAGGCGGCTTGGTCCGGAGGCGCTACTCTCTAAAGCGTTCGGGGGGACGGATCTCTCTTTAGGAGAATGGCAGCGGATAGCCCTTGCGCGGGCCTTTTTCCGGCAGGCTGAGGTGTTGGTTCTGGACGAGCCTACCGCCTCGCTCGACCCCAAGGAAGAGGCCCACCTTTACCAGCGCTTTGCCGAGCTGGCCCAGGGCAAGACCGTGCTCCTCATCACCCACCGCCTGGCCTCGGTACAGATGGCCGACCGGATTCTGGTGCTGCGGGAGGGGCGTTTGGTGGAGGAGGGCTCGCATCAGGCTTTGTTGCACCGCAACGGCCTTTATGCCGAGCTTTGGCGGCTGCAGGCTGAGGGGTATAGAGCGAATTGA
- a CDS encoding ABC transporter permease, which translates to MLQVAYIEFWRYLRAFFRYPLEVLGGVLGAVVVFALFFSGVRYLAGPALFGERLEALVASLLAWTLAFSLLSYIASTLTEEALAGLLEQLALTRPGLLGVVLVRSAVSLFQIGLLNIPVFLAILLTSGARLDFPPLTLLPLATLFLGALGLGLLLGGLALVYKRVGQIMGLLQFLFLGLFLIRFEALTQPWNALGYLLPLAPSVAALRLLLGQGEDPEWGLLFLAGTNALAYIAFGIGFFKHALRRARRQGTLGTY; encoded by the coding sequence GTGCTCCAGGTTGCCTACATAGAGTTCTGGCGCTACTTGAGAGCTTTTTTCCGTTACCCCCTGGAGGTTCTGGGGGGTGTGCTGGGGGCGGTCGTAGTCTTTGCGCTCTTCTTCTCGGGGGTTCGCTACCTGGCCGGCCCCGCCCTCTTCGGGGAGCGGCTGGAGGCCCTGGTGGCGAGTCTCCTGGCCTGGACGCTGGCTTTTTCGCTGCTGTCGTACATCGCCTCCACCCTGACGGAGGAGGCCCTAGCGGGGCTTTTGGAGCAGCTCGCCCTTACCCGACCGGGGCTCTTAGGGGTGGTGCTGGTGCGGTCTGCTGTCTCCCTTTTTCAGATTGGCCTGTTGAACATCCCAGTTTTCCTGGCTATCCTCCTTACCTCCGGAGCTCGGCTGGACTTCCCTCCCCTGACCCTGCTGCCGCTTGCGACCCTGTTTCTTGGTGCGCTGGGTTTGGGGCTTCTCCTCGGTGGGCTGGCGCTGGTTTATAAGCGGGTGGGCCAGATCATGGGCCTCCTTCAGTTCCTTTTCTTAGGTCTTTTCCTGATACGCTTTGAGGCTTTGACCCAGCCATGGAATGCGCTAGGCTACCTTCTGCCGTTGGCGCCATCGGTGGCTGCCCTGCGCCTGCTGCTGGGGCAAGGAGAAGACCCCGAATGGGGACTCCTTTTCCTCGCCGGAACCAACGCCCTGGCCTACATTGCTTTCGGGATTGGATTCTTCAAGCATGCCCTCCGCAGGGCGCGGAGGCAAGGCACATTGGGAACATACTGA